Part of the Sulfobacillus acidophilus DSM 10332 genome, GAATCCGATCTACCTGAACGATATCGACCCCGAACCCGACAATTCCCTTAGGGCTTTTCAAAAATTAGCCCCCAGGTCACCGGTCCCGGCGTAAAAGACCCGACTTTAATAAAGCCATGGGCCGTTATTTCCTCTTCCACCTCTTCCGGATGCATCCGAATCGCAACCGGCGGACCGTTCACCGATTCGTCTTTTACCCAATCGACGACAACCCAACGCGCCCCCGACTTCATAATGCGAAACATCTCGTCAATCGCCGAAGGCCGCCCCTCGACATCATGATACATGGTATGCCAAACCACTCGGTCAACGTAGTCGGCCGGCAGGTGCGTCGCCTCGGCACGGGCTTGAATGACCTCCACCTGGGCTAAATGATCTGCTTGACTACGCTCTCTTAAGGCGCGGACGGCATCCGGACTGGGGTCGATGGCCAAGACACGGCCACTCGCCCCCACGGCCATGGCCAACGGAAACGTCAGCCAACCGACGCCGGCCCCGACATCGGCCACTTTATCGCCCGGGCGGGCGTCAACGGCTTCCAAGACCGGTGCCCGCGGCATCCATTGTTCCCGATCGGGATGCTCTAAATGACGTAAATGGTCTTCGGTCCACTCGTGATGGTGGTGATGGTGATGACCCGGCTCATGTTCGGCCATGGCGTGCTCCCCTTCCCGATATCCTTCTTTCGGTATTGTACTCGAAAATCCGGAAAATCTGGGAATTAGCCGTGAAAAAGCCCGCCGAGAATAGCCCCCACCAGTCCCATCAGGACCACCGCCAGCCATCCCCCGCCGGCACCGCCGGTCGCCAGGGCCGCCAATCCGGCCCCGCCGAGTACTCGCCTAATCCGCATCAGGACGCTCCATCCAAGAGATCCCACCCGTCGGCACAGGGAATAAATTGATAGCCGACCGAACGGACCGTCTGAATATGCCCTTCACCCAACACTTGGCGGAGATGATGAATGCCTGTCCGCAGATGGCTGTCGCTCCAGGGCTGCCATCCCCAGCCGGATGCCGCTTCGTTGATAGCCTCGGCCGTCATTAACGGTTTACCCGCCATCACCAGTACCGCCAACAGCTGAAACACCCGCGTGGGTAAGCGTATTTCCTGTCCGTGATGCCATACCCGTTGCTCGGCCAAGGAGAGTTCCGTGCACGGGTTGCCGGCGGTAAAGGGAATCATGTGGTCCAATTGGGCGGGGGTCACCCAGACGGCCAACGGACTGAGATAGTCGGTCACCATCATTGTGGGCACCTCCTCGCTCACGGCGGTATAAATCACGACCGATAGCCAGCGGGGGTCCTCCAATACCGCCGGGTCGATGACCAAATAGTCCACGGTGTGCTGACTCAAGCCCTCTAACACTTGATTCACGGTATGGAGCGTTAGAACCTCACACCCGGCCAATTGACCGGATATCCAAGGGCGAAATCCTTCCGGCGCAAAGATGCCTACACGGACGCGAGACGCCATGCCCATCGCCTCCTCCCTCGAATGCCTACCATCCCCATGTCAATGCCGCCAAACTGACCGCTCCCAGCATGAGGGACGCCCACCCCAACCGGCGAAGACCATGTTGGCGAAAATAGCCTAAAAGATAGCGGGCCGCCCACGCGGCCACCACGAAAGCCAAAAAGCCGCCGCCGAGAGCTCGACTGACCATTCCCGGACTCCCATGAGCCAACTTGGGCAATTCCACCAAGGCCGCCCCAAAAATTAAGGGAAACGCCACCAAAAAGCTGAAATGGGCGGCACTTTCGTAATCGAGCCCCTGACGCGCACTCCCCCAAAGGGCGAGACCGGAGCGGGAGAATCCCGGAATCAGCGCCAATATCTGATAAAGGCCAATACGTAAGGCCGCGAGCCATCCGAGATCATCCCACCAACGCAAAGACGGCCGTGCGGCCAACGGTGCCCGCACCAACAACACGCCATTGACCATTAACATGACCGCCGCCAAGCGGGGACTGGAAAAAAACCCGGCCACCCAGTGTTTGGCCAATAGTCCGGCCACTCCCGCCGGCAAGGCGGCCGTCAGGATCAAAAGCAATTGCCGCCGCCGATGGCGGTCACGCACGAGGCCACGTAAAATTTGCCACCAAACGTGCCCAAACACGACGAAAAGTCCGAGCGCGGTTCCCAAATGGAGAGCGACCACGAACGGCAAATATACCCGACCGACCGGTACGGGCCATCCCAACACATGGGGGACAATGATGAGAAGTCCTAAGCTCGAAAACGGAAAAAGTTCCGCAAACCCTTGCAGCGCCCCTAAACTGAGGGCCGATAGCCAACTCATTGAGGCCTCCTTGATATCGTTATGCCGCCATTATGGCAACCTCCGATTAACCCATGATTGGCGTTCGGTTAACGTTTGATTAACATTTAGTGACGCGTCCCGGCCCGTCGGTTGTCGATTGTCCGCCGTTGGATTAAAATGGCTCCCGTGACGTATACTCACGGTACATTCCCGAGAAAGGGTGGCCACACATGAAACGATCGGCAGTCTGGCTGGTTCCCTGGTTATTGGTCGGCCTGATCGTCGGTTGCGGCCCGACCGAAACCGCCAATCCGCCCAGTAGCACCCCATCTTCCAATAAACCGGTCGTCGTCAACATTGCGGCCGGACGGGCGTTATTTCAACATGTCTGCGCCTACTGCCACGGCAGCCAAGGTCAGGGGGGTGTACGCATGGGCGCACCGGCCCTCTGGGGGCCGTCAGGGGTCATCAAAGGTAGCAGTTATGACAATCAAGCCGCTCTTGCCGGTTTCATTCAACAATATATGCCGCTGGAAGCGGTCAACGGGGTCAATCCGGGCAGCTTGACCACCAGCCAAGCCAATAACGTGGCCGCCTACATCCTCCAGCAAAATAAATAAGGGCCCCGGTTCGGTCGGGGCCTACCCAATTCTCACGACTGATCCGTCGCCTGGCGAACCGCCTCTTCGACAATCCGGAACCGATCAAAATCCCACAATCCCAAGTAATGGCGCACAATGTCTTCGACGGCCGCCATCGGCATAAACCCGATAAGCTCGGTCCGCACCACCCGCGTCCCCCATCGTTGGGCCTCGACCCGCACCAGATCGAGTGCTCGCGGTAAAGGCGTGGTCGGATAGTCGACCAAGTTCATCGACACCTGCACCATTCCTTGCGAGGGCCGGGTGTCCATCGCCAACGCCTTGACGCCGGCCAAGCCCCCCGAGGAATGCCGCACGGCACGCGCCACGCGCTCGGCAACGGCCAAATCTTGGGTGTCCAAATAGGCATTAAAGGCAATTAACGGCCGCCGGGCGCCTACCGCAACCGCTCCGGCACTGGGATGCGGCCGAATAGGCCCGACATCCGGCGGATCTTTCGCCATCCGATCGGCCAATCCTTCAAATTGTCCCCGGCGCACCGCCGCCAAGTTTTTACGTTCGGGTTTGAGGGCCGACGCTTCATAATAGAACACCGGCAACTGTAATTCCGCCGCCAACCGCTCGCCCAAGCGACGAGAAACCGAGACCGCATCCGGTAAAGAAGCCCCGGAGAGCGGTACGAACGGAATCACGTCGACGGCGCCGATACGCGGATGCGTTCCCTGATGCCGCCGTAAATCAATCCGCTCGACCGCCACCCGAGACACCCGCACCAAAGCCTCCACCAGCGCCGTGGGCTCTCCGGCCAAAGTCATGACCGAGCGATGATGGTCAGGGTCGGCTTCAAACCCCAACCGGTAAACGCCGGGGATCCCCTCAACCGACCGCTTTAACGCCTCCAGCGTCTCGGCATCCCGGCCTTCGGAAAAGTTGGGAATCGATTCAATCCACATGAGATCCTCCTGCCCATTTCTCGACCGCCACCCGGGCGTCGTAAAAGGTCGCGCCGCCCCCCACGTCACTTAATTCATCCGGGGTCAATTGATTCACGTTGCCGCCATACGGATGATCCGACAGCCACCGCACCGCATAACTCACGACAACTCCCGGCCTCGGTAAATCACTGGACCTCGCCTGCATGACCGTCTGCCCCCGATGATTATAGACCCGTACCCACTCGCCGTCATGGAGTCCCTGACGGCTCATATCCTCGGGATTCATCCACAAGATCGGAGGCCCTTTGATCACCCGCGGCAAATTGCCATAACTGGATTTAATGGTTTCTCGGGCAGACGGCGACACGAGACAAAAAGGGCCTGAATTGAAATCGTCTACCGGCTTGGCGGCGGGAGGCGGCTCTAAATGAATACGCCCGTCGTCGGTCAAAATCGGGGTATCCACAAACGGCCTGGCCTCCGGCTTCGGCCCCGCTTTCACCACGCCCTGGTCCCGGAGGCGAGACCGGAACTCCGGGGGATAGCCTTCCAGCGCATCTTGCAAAAGCTCGTCGTCACTCGCGACGAGTGCCGGATCCGTCAGGTGTAATGCGCGCGCCAGGCGGCGAAAAAATTCCGGGTTGGACACGGCTTCTCCCGGTGGAGCCACCGCCGGCCGATTCCATTGCCAATAGCGATGCCAATAAGACAGGTGCAGATCGCTGATTTCCCAGCTCATGGCCGCGGGAAAGACATAGTCCGCATATCGGGCGGTATCCGTCATAAAACTGTCGTGCACAACCATCAATAAGTCCTCTCGCGCGAGGCCCTCCAGGACCCGGCGCTGATAGGGGGCCGTTGCCGCCGGATTGCTGTTGTAGACAATGAGGGCCTGAATCGGGGGATCGGTTAGTTCCGTCAGGGCGCGGCCCAACTGGACCATATTGACCTTACGGACGGTGCCGGGCTTCAAATCCGGGCGCGTCAACCGATCTTGAGACAAGGAAAACGCACCGCTGTTACTCAATAGGAATCCCCCACCCCGATCCATAAAAGCACCCGTTATAGCCGCCAATGCCGCAAGCGTCCAAATAATCCGCCCACCCCGTCGATGCCGTTGAACGCCAAAGCCGGGCCGAATTAATAACGGGCGGATCGTCGCCAGTCGATCAACCAAGGTCTCCAACACGCCGAGGGATACGCCGGTGACCTCCGCCGCCCGCTCCAACGGCCAAGCCTCGGCCTCCCGCCGATACGCCTCAAATCCTCGGGTATAGCGGGCGATAAACGGTTGATGATGGCGATTTTGGCGGATGAGCGCCTGACCTAAGGAGAGCGCCAAGACATCATCCGTCCCCGGCCGAATCGCCACATGGTACCCATAGCGTTCTGCCGCGGCCGTTTTTAGGGGATCCACCACGATGATTTCGGCCCCGTTTTGAACCGCCTGATCCAATAAGGGCACTTGATGAATGTTCGTCGCCATTGGGTTGGTCCCCCACAGGAGAATGAGCCGCGCTTCGGGGATGGTTTCCGGATCCGGTCCCAACCGCTGACCAAACATCGCCGTGAGCACCCAATCGGCCGCCCCCGTACAAATCGTCCGTTCCAGCTCACTGGCGCCCAACGCATGAAACACCCGGCGGTCCATTGACGCTTCGCTGAGAACCCCCATGTTGCCGGAATAGCTATAGGGCAAAATGGCTTCGCCGCCAACCGTATCGCGAATCTGTTGGAGGCGTTCGGCCACTTCCGATAATGCCTGATCCCAACTCACCCGTTGAAATGTCCCCTGACCTTTAGCCCCTACCCGCTTTAAGGGGTAGAGCACCCGGTCGGGGTGGTTGACCCGTTCAACGGCATGATTCACTTTATAGCAGACAAAATTCCGGGTTAAAGGCTGAAGCCGACTGCCGGCCACCCGGACAATCCGGTCCTGATTCACCGTCAGCTCAACACTACACGTATCGTAACAGTCGTGAGAACATACGGCGGGATGTGTTTCGGCCATCGTTAGACGCTCCCTGCATGAGATCACCCGAGTTTGCCCCATATTGTATCATGCCGGTTCGGCGAAGGCGGGATAGACGATTATAATGAGACCGGACAGTTTAATAGTTGAGCCTCGAAGGACGGTGAGAGCATGAACCAAGCGCCTGCTGCCGATGTGCACCACACGCCTACCGCGCGCGGTACCGTCTGGAAAACGTTAGGCTTTACCATATCCCACTTTTTCAATGACTCGTATCCCAGCCTCTATCCGGCCCTCTTGCCGGTTTTAATGGTGGATATGAAATTTTCCGTGGCCTTAGCCGGCCTTCTAAGCAGCATCGTCGCCCTGACCACCCAGTTATTACAGCCGGTTATGGGACTTTGGGCGGACCGGGTGGGCACCCGCTATTTTGTCGTGGGCGGTCTATTGGCCGGATCCGTCCTCACGGCCGGCGCGCTCGCCTGGGCTCCGAGTTATACGGTCTTCGTCGCCCTCTTGTTGATAGCCGGGTTGGGCAACGCGGCATTTCACCCGCATGCGTCGGCCTTGGTCGGAGACCTCACCAAGGAACGTAAGGGATTTTTTATGAGTCTTTTTATGATTGGCGGAAACCTAGGACGGGCCATGGCCCCGATTATGGTCACCACGGCTTATTTATGGTGGGGCCGCCAGGGACTGTGGGTGCTTGCGCTACCGGGCGTGGTTGTCGCGCTGCTGGCCTACCGGTTGCTGACGCCCCCGCCTAAACCTCGCCCGCGGTCAAGCCAACTCTTGACCCGAGGACTATTCCCCGCCATTTGGGGAGCCGGTGCCCTGCTTTTGGTGGTGGCACTGCGTAATTTAGCGTCCATGGCGGCATTGACGTTGATCCCGATCTATTGGCGCCACTTGCACCGCCCCTTGACCGAGTCCGCCTTGTTGTTGACGGTCATGTTTTTGACCGGGGCTGTCGGCAACATGAGCGGCGGAGCCCTCTCCGATCGCTTGGGGGCCAAGCCGGTGATGATTGGGTCCGCCCTGCTCACCAGCGCCACCATTTGGTGGTTTTTGAGCAGTCGGGGCTGGACCACGTGGCTGGCGATTGGGGTATTGGGATTTGCCTTATACTCCACCGGCTCGGTCGTCATGGTCTTTGGCCAAGCCCTTTTTCCGCAAAATAAAGGGATGGCCTCAGGTCTGACTCTCGGCGTCGGAAATACCCTGGGGGCCCTCGCAGTCGGACTCATCGGGTTGGTCGCGTCGCATTGGAGCATCCCGGCAGCCTTTGAAGCGACCGCGGTTATCGTCTTGGCGTCGATTCCGTTTGTGGTCCCGTTAAAAACGCCGGAACGGATTTGACCGAGACGGCCGGGTGACCCCCAATCCAAAACCGCCAAGGCCACTCGGCCGCTTCCCCCGCGTAATCCACATGAATCCGAGGGCCGCGCGCAATTTGATAAGAAGGCCACGGGGTATCCGGACGAGCCAACCATAGCGGCGGTTGCCATAACGGATGACCGTAATAGCGGCGGTCAATCCCGAGGGCCCGACATAACTTTCCCGGACCGGCCAAAAGCCGATCCCGCTGACGAGGGGTCTGGGCTTCCGGCCAGTCCCCCAGCGGTTCCAGCGCGCGGATTAAAATGGCTTCCGGGGCGCCCGGGGGCCCGCTCACAACATTTAAGCAATGATACATCCCGTAAATCAGATAGACATAGGCATACCCCGGCGGTCCGAACATGACGGCTGTCCGCTCGGTGCGGCGACCGCCATACGAATGGGCAGCCCGATCATGTGGCCCTTGATACATTTCAC contains:
- a CDS encoding Methyltransferase type 11 (PFAM: Methyltransferase domain~TIGRFAM: methyltransferase, FkbM family~COGs: COG2226 Methylase involved in ubiquinone/menaquinone biosynthesis~InterPro IPR013216~KEGG: aca:ACP_1412 methyltransferase, UbiE/COQ5 family~PFAM: Methyltransferase type 11~SPTR: Methyltransferase, UbiE/COQ5 family) — encoded protein: MAEHEPGHHHHHHHEWTEDHLRHLEHPDREQWMPRAPVLEAVDARPGDKVADVGAGVGWLTFPLAMAVGASGRVLAIDPSPDAVRALRERSQADHLAQVEVIQARAEATHLPADYVDRVVWHTMYHDVEGRPSAIDEMFRIMKSGARWVVVDWVKDESVNGPPVAIRMHPEEVEEEITAHGFIKVGSFTPGPVTWGLIFEKP
- a CDS encoding transcriptional regulator domain-containing protein (PFAM: Transcriptional regulatory protein, C terminal~InterPro IPR001867~KEGG: oan:Oant_3252 two component transcriptional regulator~PFAM: Signal transduction response regulator, C-terminal~SPTR: Two component transcriptional regulator, winged helix family): MASRVRVGIFAPEGFRPWISGQLAGCEVLTLHTVNQVLEGLSQHTVDYLVIDPAVLEDPRWLSVVIYTAVSEEVPTMMVTDYLSPLAVWVTPAQLDHMIPFTAGNPCTELSLAEQRVWHHGQEIRLPTRVFQLLAVLVMAGKPLMTAEAINEAASGWGWQPWSDSHLRTGIHHLRQVLGEGHIQTVRSVGYQFIPCADGWDLLDGAS
- a CDS encoding Undecaprenyl-diphosphatase (PFAM: Bacitracin resistance protein BacA~TIGRFAM: undecaprenyl-diphosphatase UppP~COGs: COG1968 Uncharacterized bacitracin resistance protein~HAMAP: Undecaprenyl-diphosphatase~InterPro IPR003824~KEGG: afr:AFE_0636 undecaprenyl pyrophosphate phosphatase~PFAM: Bacitracin resistance protein BacA~SPTR: Undecaprenyl-diphosphatase), whose product is MSWLSALSLGALQGFAELFPFSSLGLLIIVPHVLGWPVPVGRVYLPFVVALHLGTALGLFVVFGHVWWQILRGLVRDRHRRRQLLLILTAALPAGVAGLLAKHWVAGFFSSPRLAAVMLMVNGVLLVRAPLAARPSLRWWDDLGWLAALRIGLYQILALIPGFSRSGLALWGSARQGLDYESAAHFSFLVAFPLIFGAALVELPKLAHGSPGMVSRALGGGFLAFVVAAWAARYLLGYFRQHGLRRLGWASLMLGAVSLAALTWGW
- a CDS encoding cytochrome c class I (PFAM: Cytochrome c~InterPro IPR003088~KEGG: bts:Btus_0271 cytochrome c class I~PFAM: Cytochrome c, class I~SPTR: Cytochrome c class I) gives rise to the protein MKRSAVWLVPWLLVGLIVGCGPTETANPPSSTPSSNKPVVVNIAAGRALFQHVCAYCHGSQGQGGVRMGAPALWGPSGVIKGSSYDNQAALAGFIQQYMPLEAVNGVNPGSLTTSQANNVAAYILQQNK
- a CDS encoding glutamate formiminotransferase (PFAM: Formiminotransferase domain, N-terminal subdomain; Formiminotransferase domain~TIGRFAM: glutamate formiminotransferase~COGs: COG3643 Glutamate formiminotransferase~InterPro IPR012886:IPR013802:IPR004227~KEGG: tle:Tlet_1282 glutamate formiminotransferase~PFAM: Formiminotransferase, N-terminal; Formiminotransferase, C-terminal~PRIAM: Glutamate formimidoyltransferase~SPTR: Glutamate formiminotransferase;~TIGRFAM: Formiminotransferase), which encodes MWIESIPNFSEGRDAETLEALKRSVEGIPGVYRLGFEADPDHHRSVMTLAGEPTALVEALVRVSRVAVERIDLRRHQGTHPRIGAVDVIPFVPLSGASLPDAVSVSRRLGERLAAELQLPVFYYEASALKPERKNLAAVRRGQFEGLADRMAKDPPDVGPIRPHPSAGAVAVGARRPLIAFNAYLDTQDLAVAERVARAVRHSSGGLAGVKALAMDTRPSQGMVQVSMNLVDYPTTPLPRALDLVRVEAQRWGTRVVRTELIGFMPMAAVEDIVRHYLGLWDFDRFRIVEEAVRQATDQS
- a CDS encoding Trimethylamine-N-oxide reductase (cytochrome c) (PFAM: Molybdopterin oxidoreductase; Molydopterin dinucleotide binding domain; Molybdopterin oxidoreductase Fe4S4 domain~COGs: COG0243 Anaerobic dehydrogenase typically selenocysteine-containing~InterPro IPR006963:IPR006656:IPR006657~KEGG: sth:STH518 putative molybdopterin oxidoreductase~PFAM: Molydopterin dinucleotide-binding region; Molybdopterin oxidoreductase; Molybdopterin oxidoreductase Fe4S4 region~PRIAM: Trimethylamine-N-oxide reductase (cytochrome c)~SPTR: Putative molybdopterin oxidoreductase) encodes the protein MAETHPAVCSHDCYDTCSVELTVNQDRIVRVAGSRLQPLTRNFVCYKVNHAVERVNHPDRVLYPLKRVGAKGQGTFQRVSWDQALSEVAERLQQIRDTVGGEAILPYSYSGNMGVLSEASMDRRVFHALGASELERTICTGAADWVLTAMFGQRLGPDPETIPEARLILLWGTNPMATNIHQVPLLDQAVQNGAEIIVVDPLKTAAAERYGYHVAIRPGTDDVLALSLGQALIRQNRHHQPFIARYTRGFEAYRREAEAWPLERAAEVTGVSLGVLETLVDRLATIRPLLIRPGFGVQRHRRGGRIIWTLAALAAITGAFMDRGGGFLLSNSGAFSLSQDRLTRPDLKPGTVRKVNMVQLGRALTELTDPPIQALIVYNSNPAATAPYQRRVLEGLAREDLLMVVHDSFMTDTARYADYVFPAAMSWEISDLHLSYWHRYWQWNRPAVAPPGEAVSNPEFFRRLARALHLTDPALVASDDELLQDALEGYPPEFRSRLRDQGVVKAGPKPEARPFVDTPILTDDGRIHLEPPPAAKPVDDFNSGPFCLVSPSARETIKSSYGNLPRVIKGPPILWMNPEDMSRQGLHDGEWVRVYNHRGQTVMQARSSDLPRPGVVVSYAVRWLSDHPYGGNVNQLTPDELSDVGGGATFYDARVAVEKWAGGSHVD
- a CDS encoding major facilitator superfamily MFS_1 (PFAM: Major Facilitator Superfamily~COGs: COG2814 Arabinose efflux permease~InterPro IPR011701~KEGG: csa:Csal_0994 major facilitator transporter~PFAM: Major facilitator superfamily MFS-1~SPTR: Major facilitator superfamily MFS_1) gives rise to the protein MNQAPAADVHHTPTARGTVWKTLGFTISHFFNDSYPSLYPALLPVLMVDMKFSVALAGLLSSIVALTTQLLQPVMGLWADRVGTRYFVVGGLLAGSVLTAGALAWAPSYTVFVALLLIAGLGNAAFHPHASALVGDLTKERKGFFMSLFMIGGNLGRAMAPIMVTTAYLWWGRQGLWVLALPGVVVALLAYRLLTPPPKPRPRSSQLLTRGLFPAIWGAGALLLVVALRNLASMAALTLIPIYWRHLHRPLTESALLLTVMFLTGAVGNMSGGALSDRLGAKPVMIGSALLTSATIWWFLSSRGWTTWLAIGVLGFALYSTGSVVMVFGQALFPQNKGMASGLTLGVGNTLGALAVGLIGLVASHWSIPAAFEATAVIVLASIPFVVPLKTPERI
- a CDS encoding 3-methyladenine DNA glycosylase (PFAM: Methylpurine-DNA glycosylase (MPG)~TIGRFAM: DNA-3-methyladenine glycosylase (3mg)~COGs: COG2094 3-methyladenine DNA glycosylase~HAMAP: 3-methyladenine DNA glycosylase~InterPro IPR003180~KEGG: tmr:Tmar_1314 DNA-3-methyladenine glycosylase~PFAM: Methylpurine-DNA glycosylase (MPG)~PRIAM: DNA-3-methyladenine glycosylase II~SPTR: Putative 3-methyladenine DNA glycosylase;~TIGRFAM: Methylpurine-DNA glycosylase (MPG)), giving the protein MIPVTPTDLDQPTERLAMALLDWVVVKDTPEGRRVGRIVECEMYQGPHDRAAHSYGGRRTERTAVMFGPPGYAYVYLIYGMYHCLNVVSGPPGAPEAILIRALEPLGDWPEAQTPRQRDRLLAGPGKLCRALGIDRRYYGHPLWQPPLWLARPDTPWPSYQIARGPRIHVDYAGEAAEWPWRFWIGGHPAVSVKSVPAFLTGPQTESTPRR